A DNA window from Lutra lutra chromosome 8, mLutLut1.2, whole genome shotgun sequence contains the following coding sequences:
- the CLEC12B gene encoding C-type lectin domain family 12 member B, producing MSEEVTYATLTFQDSVGERNTRDRNNLRKRGYPAPSPTWRQAALSLLTLCLMLLIGLVTLGIMFLQTSNEINSDSEKLSQLQKIIHQQQDNLSEQLNSYRNIPTQEEFLKSQISSLLKRQGQMATRLCQELIIHNSDHKCNPCPKMWQWYQKSCYYFATNEERTWTNSRKNCMDRNSTLVKIDSLEEKDFLKSQPLPMFSFFWLGLSWDPSGRSWVWEDGSGPSPSLFSTKEYAQINGSKGCAYFQKGNIYISRCSAEISWICEKMATLVKIEALD from the exons ATGTCTGAAGAAGTGACTTACGCGACACTCACATTTCAGGATTCTGTTGGAGAGAGAAATACCCGCGATAGAAATAACCTAAGGAAAAGAG GGTACCCAGCTCCTTCCCCCACCTGGCGTCAGGCTGCCCTCAGTCTGCTAACTCTTTGTCTGATGCTGCTGATTGGGCTGGTAACCTTGGGAATTATGT TTTTGCAGACATCTAATGAAATTAACTCagattcagagaaattaagtcaaCTTCAAAAAATCATCCACCAACAGCAGGATAACTTATCCGAGCAGCTGAACAGCTACAGGAACATTCCCACCCAGGAGGAGTTTCTCAAATCACAGATCTCCAGTCTTTTGAAGAGACAGGGACAAATGGCCACCAGACTCTGCCAGGAGCTAATCATTCACAATTCAG accaCAAGTGTAATCCTTGTCCTAAGATGTGGCAATGGTACCAAAAGAGCTGCTATTATTTTGCAACAAATGAGGAGAGAACCTGGACTAACAGTAGGAAAAACTGCATGGATAGGAACTCCACCTTGGTGAAGATAGATAGCTTGGAGGAAAAG GATTTTCTGAAGTCACAGCCATTAcccatgttctctttcttctggttGGGCTTGTCATGGGACCCATCGGGAAGGAGCTGGGTATGGGAGGATGGCTCTGGTCCCTCTCCATCCTT ATTCAGCACTAAAGAGTATGCCCAGATCAATGGATCCAAAGGATGTGcctattttcaaaaaggaaatatttatatttcccgCTGCAGTGCTGAAATTTCCTGGATTTGTGAGAAGATGGCTACGTTAGTGAAGATTGAAGCCTTGGATTAA